In one Chryseobacterium camelliae genomic region, the following are encoded:
- a CDS encoding ABC transporter ATP-binding protein produces MKKQDTWGIIKRLFFIGMKFRSWFIITLVISIFLAMVSTYRPYLTMEVVDNDITKLQDKALMMRHIYILVGLVFAETILNFFLVFYSNYISQNVIRDIRQRLYAKLIYFKTSFFDKTPIGQLVTRAVGDVETIATVYTDGFLMVFGDILRIVFVLVMMFSTNVHLSYITLGILPLMLVITRFFQKKLKKAFGDERNWTANQNSFVQERLAGMPIIQVFNRQEAEFKKFDEINITLKAALLRTVFIFSLFFPVVELISSLFIGFILFYGGYITISAGVVIAFIQYISMLIRPLRQIADRFNNIQRGIVGAERVLGLMDEDNAMPNTGKVEKDHFDGKIEFKDVRFAYDDKQEVLKGIDFKVNPGETVAIVGATGAGKSTIISLITRLYDINSGNILIDDVNLKDYELYNLRSHIGVVLQDVFLFHGSIFENLAFGDDSITLEKIKAGAKEIEVDQFIEQLPGGYDYVVSERGSSISLGQRQLLSFLRAYLSDPKILILDEATSSIDHESEKLIQRATEKITKNRTSIIIAHRLSTIEKADKIIVMEHGKIVEEGKHLELLDKNGYYATLYKAQLRHEVELEEEENSK; encoded by the coding sequence ATGAAAAAACAAGATACCTGGGGAATTATCAAGAGGCTGTTCTTTATCGGGATGAAGTTCCGTTCCTGGTTCATCATCACTCTGGTCATCTCCATCTTTTTGGCAATGGTTTCTACTTACAGGCCGTATCTCACGATGGAAGTGGTAGATAACGATATCACCAAGCTGCAGGATAAAGCATTAATGATGAGGCATATCTACATTCTGGTAGGTCTGGTGTTTGCGGAAACTATTTTAAACTTTTTTTTAGTTTTTTACTCTAATTATATTTCTCAGAATGTAATCCGGGACATAAGACAAAGGTTGTATGCCAAACTTATTTATTTTAAAACCTCATTTTTTGATAAAACTCCGATCGGTCAGCTGGTAACAAGAGCAGTTGGTGATGTTGAGACCATTGCAACAGTTTATACAGACGGTTTTCTGATGGTTTTTGGAGATATATTAAGAATCGTTTTTGTATTGGTCATGATGTTCAGTACCAACGTACATCTGAGCTATATCACATTGGGAATCTTGCCTTTAATGCTGGTTATTACAAGATTTTTCCAGAAAAAACTGAAAAAAGCTTTTGGTGATGAAAGAAACTGGACTGCCAATCAAAACTCGTTTGTTCAGGAAAGATTGGCCGGAATGCCTATTATCCAGGTATTCAACAGGCAGGAAGCTGAGTTTAAAAAATTTGATGAGATCAATATTACACTGAAGGCAGCATTGTTGAGAACGGTGTTTATCTTCTCACTGTTCTTTCCTGTGGTTGAATTGATTTCTTCGCTTTTTATAGGGTTTATTCTTTTCTATGGAGGGTATATCACCATCAGCGCAGGAGTTGTGATTGCATTTATTCAATATATTTCCATGCTGATTCGTCCGTTGAGACAAATTGCAGACCGATTCAATAATATTCAGAGAGGAATTGTAGGAGCAGAAAGAGTGCTGGGATTAATGGATGAGGACAATGCCATGCCGAATACCGGAAAAGTGGAAAAAGATCATTTTGACGGAAAAATTGAATTCAAAGATGTTCGTTTTGCATATGACGACAAGCAGGAAGTTTTAAAAGGAATTGATTTTAAAGTAAATCCGGGAGAAACAGTTGCCATTGTAGGAGCGACCGGAGCCGGAAAATCTACCATTATCAGTCTGATTACAAGGTTGTATGATATCAATTCAGGGAATATTTTAATTGATGATGTTAATCTTAAAGATTATGAATTATATAACCTGAGAAGCCACATCGGGGTTGTATTGCAGGATGTATTCCTCTTCCACGGGAGTATTTTTGAAAACCTTGCATTTGGTGACGATAGCATTACCTTGGAAAAAATAAAAGCAGGTGCAAAAGAAATTGAAGTGGATCAGTTTATTGAGCAGCTTCCTGGCGGTTACGATTATGTAGTGAGCGAAAGAGGTTCATCCATTTCTTTAGGACAAAGACAGTTATTATCTTTCTTAAGAGCCTATTTATCTGATCCGAAAATTTTAATCTTGGACGAAGCAACATCTTCTATTGACCACGAAAGTGAAAAATTAATCCAGAGAGCGACAGAAAAAATTACTAAAAACAGAACGTCAATCATTATCGCGCACAGACTTTCAACCATTGAAAAAGCGGATAAAATCATAGTGATGGAGCACGGTAAAATTGTGGAAGAAGGAAAGCATTTGGAACTTTTGGATAAGAACGGATATTATGCGACTTTATATAAAGCTCAGCTAAGACATGAAGTGGAATTGGAAGAAGAGGAAAATTCAAAATAA
- a CDS encoding alpha/beta hydrolase: MKTKTIVLIHGLFVNNTSWSEWKTYFEAQGYTVHTPANPGHAGNPVDLKKNIPSDLKDVGFDDVVAHLSRFIDTLPEKPIVIGHSFGGLMVQKLIDMGKAVAGVSIDGAPPKNVMAPFATVKIVWPVVNFFKGNTVFMGSKEWYHKAFFNNYSKEESDKLYEAVAAPESRKLARDPLFKSSAKLDLKKPHEPLLFIAGEKDHIFAANFSRTIAGAYKDKNSIVDFKEFPGRSHFIAGEKGWKEVADYVLDWLRKVN; this comes from the coding sequence ATGAAAACAAAAACTATCGTATTAATTCATGGGTTATTTGTGAACAATACAAGCTGGAGCGAATGGAAAACCTATTTCGAAGCACAGGGTTACACTGTACATACTCCTGCAAATCCCGGGCATGCCGGAAATCCGGTCGATTTAAAGAAAAATATTCCGTCTGATCTGAAAGACGTAGGTTTTGATGATGTAGTTGCTCATTTATCCAGATTCATTGATACCCTTCCTGAAAAGCCAATCGTGATCGGGCATTCATTCGGAGGATTGATGGTTCAGAAGCTGATTGATATGGGAAAAGCGGTTGCCGGAGTAAGCATCGACGGAGCTCCTCCAAAAAATGTGATGGCTCCTTTTGCTACTGTGAAAATTGTGTGGCCTGTAGTGAATTTCTTTAAAGGAAATACCGTATTCATGGGTTCCAAAGAATGGTATCATAAAGCGTTTTTCAATAATTATTCTAAGGAAGAAAGTGATAAACTGTATGAAGCGGTGGCAGCACCAGAAAGCAGAAAACTGGCAAGAGATCCGCTGTTTAAATCTTCTGCAAAACTTGATTTAAAGAAACCTCACGAACCATTATTGTTTATTGCTGGAGAAAAAGATCATATTTTTGCTGCCAATTTTTCAAGAACAATTGCAGGAGCTTATAAAGACAAAAACAGCATTGTAGATTTTAAAGAATTCCCGGGAAGAAGCCACTTCATTGCGGGGGAAAAAGGCTGGAAAGAAGTTGCTGACTATGTTTTGGATTGGCTGAGAAAGGTCAATTAA
- a CDS encoding Crp/Fnr family transcriptional regulator translates to MDEIEKLAFALNHFAGLSDEDFKLSEHFWMPKEYKKGDFYNLRGTVCTYFGFIVDGVFRSYTIDEKTGEEKNVFLYSANGFVVSFKSFVNQIPCDYHTQALTDASIIYIRYTDLFSLYQKSHQWEKFGRLMAQEAFNITMTRIEGFLFKSAEERYLDLIKQHPDIFNNVPLYHISSYLGIQGPSLSRIRKRISGK, encoded by the coding sequence ATGGACGAAATTGAGAAACTTGCTTTTGCTTTGAATCATTTTGCCGGGCTTTCGGATGAGGATTTTAAATTATCTGAACATTTCTGGATGCCTAAAGAGTATAAAAAAGGTGATTTCTACAATCTTCGTGGAACGGTTTGCACCTATTTCGGATTTATTGTGGATGGCGTTTTCCGTTCTTACACGATTGACGAAAAAACAGGGGAGGAAAAGAATGTGTTTCTGTATTCTGCAAACGGTTTTGTGGTTTCCTTTAAGAGTTTTGTCAATCAGATTCCTTGTGATTATCATACGCAGGCTTTAACCGATGCTTCTATCATTTACATCCGTTATACAGATTTGTTCTCTTTGTATCAGAAATCGCATCAGTGGGAAAAGTTTGGAAGATTAATGGCTCAGGAAGCTTTTAATATTACCATGACGAGAATCGAAGGATTTTTATTCAAATCTGCCGAAGAGCGGTATTTGGATTTAATTAAACAGCATCCGGATATTTTCAATAATGTTCCGTTGTATCATATTTCCTCGTATTTAGGGATACAGGGACCTTCTTTAAGCAGAATCCGGAAAAGAATTTCGGGAAAGTAG
- the truA gene encoding tRNA pseudouridine(38-40) synthase TruA, producing MRYFIEFSYNGKNYFGYQIQPDAISVQEELEKALSTILREEIKTTGAGRTDTGVHAKKIFAHFDTEKELDDQLPRRLNSFLPPDISIKRIFQVKDDFHARFDATYRTYEYYIALEKNPFTTESAWQHWKRGLDIDKMNEACKILFEYEDFTSFAKLKTDNKTNICKMYRAEWEQNGSELKFTVSANRFLRNMVRAIVGTMVEIGSGKIKPEDLRKVIEDKHRNSAGTSAPAHGLYLVDVGYEFE from the coding sequence TTGAGGTATTTTATTGAATTTTCTTACAACGGTAAAAATTATTTCGGCTATCAGATTCAGCCGGATGCAATTTCAGTGCAGGAAGAATTGGAAAAAGCGCTTTCCACGATTTTAAGGGAAGAAATTAAGACAACAGGAGCAGGAAGAACGGATACAGGAGTTCATGCAAAGAAGATTTTCGCTCATTTTGATACGGAAAAAGAATTGGATGATCAGCTTCCTAGAAGATTGAACAGCTTTCTGCCGCCTGATATTTCCATTAAAAGAATTTTTCAGGTTAAAGATGATTTTCACGCACGTTTTGATGCGACTTACAGAACGTATGAATATTATATTGCATTGGAAAAGAACCCTTTCACCACAGAATCTGCATGGCAGCACTGGAAAAGAGGGTTGGATATTGATAAAATGAATGAAGCCTGTAAGATTTTATTCGAATATGAAGATTTTACCAGCTTTGCCAAATTGAAAACCGATAATAAAACCAATATCTGCAAAATGTACAGGGCAGAGTGGGAGCAGAATGGAAGTGAACTGAAATTCACGGTTTCAGCCAATCGTTTTTTACGGAATATGGTAAGAGCAATTGTAGGAACCATGGTAGAAATAGGTTCAGGAAAAATAAAACCGGAAGATTTACGGAAAGTGATTGAAGATAAGCACCGTAATTCCGCAGGAACTTCAGCACCCGCTCATGGATTGTATCTGGTAGATGTGGGATATGAATTTGAATAA
- the lpxK gene encoding tetraacyldisaccharide 4'-kinase, with protein MKRWYLYPFSLGYHLVTGIRNTMYDLGIFKSTKFKTPIICVGNLSVGGSGKSPMVMYLAQFLSKHYRTGVLSRGYGRVTKGYEVTNYESNYKMVGDEAMQLFERFKNRFVIAVSEERVPGAQKVIADMDLNVLVLDDAMQHRAIKAGFNILMTDFNDPYFKDHLLPAGDLRESRAGSRRADIIMVSKCPDELTEETKQYYISRIRPSRTQKVFFSSIGYDENVYGKEKMLPDNNLNYYDILLITGIANPKPLLQHLAKFSQRVKHLKFRDHHNFTDDDIKKIVAEYKKLGEYKLILTTEKDYVRLKTFDYLRDIVYYWPINVIIDKKEEFNQIILDYVRKN; from the coding sequence ATGAAAAGATGGTACCTTTATCCTTTTTCCCTCGGTTATCATTTGGTAACGGGTATCCGAAACACAATGTATGATTTGGGGATTTTTAAATCTACAAAATTCAAAACTCCGATTATCTGCGTCGGGAATCTTTCTGTGGGCGGAAGCGGAAAATCTCCTATGGTGATGTATCTTGCCCAGTTTTTATCAAAGCATTACAGAACAGGAGTTCTTTCGCGCGGTTACGGAAGAGTTACCAAAGGCTATGAAGTAACGAACTATGAAAGCAACTATAAGATGGTGGGTGATGAAGCGATGCAGCTATTTGAACGTTTCAAAAACCGTTTTGTAATTGCTGTTTCTGAAGAGAGAGTTCCGGGAGCTCAAAAAGTTATTGCTGATATGGATCTTAATGTTCTGGTTCTGGACGATGCTATGCAGCATAGGGCTATAAAAGCAGGATTCAATATCTTAATGACCGATTTTAATGATCCTTATTTTAAAGATCACTTACTTCCGGCAGGAGATTTAAGAGAATCCAGAGCAGGTTCCAGAAGAGCAGATATCATCATGGTCAGCAAATGTCCTGATGAACTGACTGAAGAAACCAAGCAGTATTACATTTCGAGAATAAGGCCGAGTCGTACCCAGAAAGTATTCTTTTCATCTATTGGCTATGACGAAAACGTGTACGGAAAAGAAAAAATGCTTCCGGACAACAACCTGAATTATTATGATATTTTATTAATTACAGGAATTGCCAACCCAAAACCTTTGCTACAGCATTTAGCAAAATTTTCACAAAGGGTAAAGCATTTAAAATTCAGAGATCATCATAACTTTACGGATGACGATATTAAAAAAATTGTTGCCGAATACAAGAAACTGGGTGAATATAAATTAATCTTAACCACAGAAAAAGATTACGTTCGCCTTAAAACTTTTGACTATCTTAGGGATATTGTTTACTACTGGCCTATTAATGTGATCATTGATAAGAAAGAAGAATTCAATCAAATCATCTTAGATTATGTTAGAAAAAATTAA
- a CDS encoding purine-nucleoside phosphorylase: MLEKIKQTAGFIKNIIKETPDFAIVLGSGLGKLQDEIQAIHILEYKGIPNFPQTTVVGHSGKLIYGMLEGKKVLLMSGRFHYYEGHSMEAVTFPVRVFHLLGIKNLILSNACGGVNPNYNVADIVMVKDHINMMPEHPLRGKNIEELGPRFVDMSEPYSKKMISVAEQSAKDHNINVHRGIYVALQGPTFETPAEYGMIKAIGGDMVGMSTVPEVIVAKHMNMDVFCVSVITDLGGPDIAFTVSHEEVLNAANKAMPNVITLVKGLVKNYQ, from the coding sequence ATGTTAGAAAAAATTAAGCAAACCGCCGGGTTTATCAAAAACATCATCAAGGAAACTCCTGATTTCGCAATCGTTTTAGGTTCCGGACTGGGAAAACTTCAGGATGAAATACAAGCAATTCACATCCTGGAATACAAAGGTATTCCGAACTTTCCTCAGACTACTGTTGTCGGTCACAGCGGAAAATTGATCTATGGAATGCTGGAAGGTAAAAAAGTATTGCTGATGAGTGGCCGTTTTCATTACTATGAAGGTCATTCTATGGAAGCCGTAACTTTTCCGGTAAGAGTTTTTCATTTGTTAGGAATCAAAAACCTAATTCTTTCCAATGCTTGTGGTGGTGTAAATCCGAATTATAATGTCGCCGATATTGTCATGGTAAAAGACCACATCAATATGATGCCTGAACATCCGCTTCGTGGCAAAAATATTGAAGAATTAGGACCTCGTTTCGTCGATATGAGCGAACCGTACAGCAAAAAGATGATTTCCGTTGCAGAACAGTCTGCCAAAGACCATAATATCAATGTTCACCGGGGAATTTACGTTGCTTTACAAGGTCCCACTTTCGAAACTCCGGCAGAATATGGAATGATAAAGGCAATTGGTGGTGATATGGTCGGAATGAGCACTGTACCCGAAGTTATTGTTGCCAAACACATGAACATGGATGTTTTTTGTGTTTCCGTGATTACAGATTTAGGAGGACCGGATATTGCATTCACCGTTTCTCATGAAGAAGTTTTAAATGCTGCGAATAAGGCGATGCCCAATGTGATTACTCTGGTAAAAGGACTCGTAAAGAATTACCAATAA
- a CDS encoding TlpA family protein disulfide reductase: MKKLLLLFILGIFELSFSQQIPKVLKTNFSKEALNQKLEDEEGKSITIQQILDQHKGKVLVIDFWAGWCRDCLKALPKAKELEENNKNIDFVFLSLDRSKESFDKSLERFEMKDKENYWFSSGWKNDFNNYVDLNWIPRYMVIDQKSSIAKYYAISPEDPEIQVTIDKLLK; encoded by the coding sequence ATGAAAAAACTATTGTTATTATTTATATTGGGAATTTTTGAATTAAGTTTTTCACAACAAATACCCAAAGTTCTTAAAACCAATTTTTCCAAAGAAGCCTTAAATCAAAAGCTAGAAGACGAAGAGGGAAAAAGCATTACGATTCAACAAATTCTGGATCAGCATAAAGGAAAAGTACTCGTGATTGATTTTTGGGCCGGTTGGTGCAGAGACTGTCTGAAAGCGCTTCCCAAAGCAAAAGAACTGGAAGAAAACAATAAAAATATCGATTTCGTATTTCTTTCATTAGACCGTTCCAAAGAAAGTTTTGATAAAAGCCTGGAAAGATTTGAAATGAAGGACAAAGAAAACTACTGGTTTTCTTCCGGGTGGAAAAACGATTTCAACAATTATGTAGACCTCAACTGGATTCCAAGGTACATGGTGATCGACCAGAAATCTTCGATTGCAAAATATTATGCAATTTCTCCTGAAGATCCGGAAATCCAAGTTACTATTGATAAGCTATTAAAATAA
- the dinB gene encoding DNA polymerase IV — protein MDFPFPIRKIIHVDMDAFYASVEQHDNPALRGKPIAVGGGHRGVVSAASYEARKFGVRSAMPSKTAKEKCPHLIFVPPRFARYKEISRKIREIFYEYTDLVEPLSLDEAYLDVTENKKDIESANQIAKEIRQKIFNETGLTASAGISVNKFLAKVASDINKPNGQKTIHPDNIETFLEELPVEKFYGVGKVTANKMFSLGIFKGKDLKKRSIEDLTRMFGKSGGYYYNVVRGIHHSEVKPHRIQKSVAVERTFFEDLFDEQQINEKLESLSTELHSRLQKNNILGRTLTLKIKYKDFSLFTRSITKEDYFSSAEQYFNTGKKLWELRPFDKPVRLLGLSLSHLNTEEKKLVSVQLKIPFKEFEDQ, from the coding sequence ATGGATTTTCCTTTTCCGATACGCAAAATAATTCATGTCGATATGGATGCATTTTATGCTTCCGTAGAGCAGCATGATAATCCTGCATTAAGAGGAAAACCTATTGCTGTAGGAGGCGGACATCGCGGTGTAGTTTCAGCAGCAAGCTATGAAGCGAGAAAATTCGGAGTCCGTTCTGCCATGCCGAGTAAAACGGCAAAAGAAAAATGTCCACATCTTATTTTTGTTCCGCCACGTTTTGCACGGTATAAAGAAATCTCAAGAAAAATCCGGGAAATATTTTATGAATATACCGATCTGGTAGAGCCTCTTTCTCTGGACGAAGCCTATCTTGATGTTACTGAAAACAAAAAAGATATAGAATCTGCGAATCAGATTGCAAAAGAAATCCGACAGAAAATATTTAACGAAACCGGATTAACGGCTTCCGCAGGAATTTCTGTCAATAAATTTTTAGCCAAAGTGGCTTCCGACATTAATAAACCTAACGGGCAAAAAACGATTCATCCTGATAACATTGAAACTTTTTTAGAAGAACTGCCTGTCGAAAAATTTTATGGAGTAGGAAAAGTGACGGCCAATAAAATGTTTAGTCTGGGGATTTTCAAAGGAAAAGATTTAAAGAAAAGATCGATCGAAGATTTAACCAGAATGTTTGGGAAATCCGGTGGATATTACTACAATGTCGTTCGCGGAATTCATCATTCTGAAGTAAAACCTCATCGGATACAAAAAAGTGTCGCGGTGGAAAGAACATTTTTTGAAGATTTGTTTGATGAACAGCAGATTAATGAAAAGCTGGAAAGTTTAAGTACCGAACTTCATTCCCGGTTACAAAAAAATAATATTCTCGGGCGAACCTTAACTCTAAAAATTAAGTATAAAGATTTCTCTCTTTTTACGAGAAGCATCACCAAGGAAGATTATTTTTCTTCGGCAGAGCAATATTTTAATACCGGAAAAAAACTATGGGAACTTCGCCCTTTTGATAAGCCAGTCCGCTTGTTGGGGCTGTCTCTTTCTCATCTGAACACTGAAGAAAAAAAACTGGTTTCCGTTCAACTAAAAATCCCGTTTAAAGAATTTGAAGATCAGTAG